One stretch of Manis pentadactyla isolate mManPen7 chromosome 10, mManPen7.hap1, whole genome shotgun sequence DNA includes these proteins:
- the LOC118927178 gene encoding olfactory receptor 9K2-like yields MGDKGAGNHSDVTDFILVGFRVRPELHILLFVLFLLVYGMVLLGNISMMAIIVTDSQLSTPMYFFLGNLSFIDLCYATVIAPAAMVNFLSERKTVSFARCAVQLFLSALFIVTEGFVLAAMAYDRFIAICNPLLYSVHMSRCLCTQLVAGSYLFGWVSSTLQVTVTFSVSFCASRVIDHFYCDSYQIEKISCSNLSVNKMVSLSLAVLIILPTIVVIVVSYMYIVTTVLKIPSSEGRKKAFSTCSSHLGVVSLLYGTVSFVYLTPPSNPELRKVASVFYVLVTPMLNPLIYSLRNKEVKQALGKILQNKKALL; encoded by the coding sequence ATGGGTGACAAGGGAGCAGGCAACCACTCAGATGTAACTGACTTCATTCTTGTAGGCTTCAGGGTCCGTCCAGAACTTCACATTCTTCTCTTCGTCCTATTCCTACTGGTCTATGGCATGGTCCTTTTGGGGAACATTAGTATGATGGCAATCATTGTGACTGACTCCCAGCTGAGCACACCAATGTATTTCTTTCTAGGCAATCTCTCCTTCATTGACCTCTGTTATGCCACTGTTATTGCACCTGCAGCCATGGTCAACTTCCTTTCTGAGAGAAAGACTGTCTCCTTTGCAAGGTGTGCTGTCCAGCTCTTTCTTTCTGCGCTTTTCATTGTAACAGAGGGGTTTGTCCTGGCAGCCATGGCCTATGACCGATTCATTGCCATCTGCAATCCTCTTCTTTACAGTGTCCACATGTCAAGATGCCTTTGCACTCAGCTGGTTGCTGGTTCCTATCTCTTTGGCTGGGTCAGTTCCACCCTCCAAGTCACTGTAACATTCTCAGTGTCTTTCTGTGCCTCCCGAGTCATTGATCACTTCTACTGTGACTCTTACCAAATTGAGAAGATTTCCTGTTCTAATCTCTCTGTCAACAAGATGGTTTCTCTTAGTTTGGCTGTCCTCATTATTTTGCCCACAATAGTTGTTATTGTAGTGTCTTACATGTATATTGTGACTACAGTCTTGAAGATTCCCTCCAGTGAGGGGAGGAAGAAAGCCTTCTCCACTTGCAGCTCCCACCTGGGGGTTGTAAGTTTGCTCTATGGGACTGTCTCCTTTGTCTATCTCACGCCTCCAAGCAACCCTGAACTTCGTAAAGTGGCTTCAGTATTTTATGTATTGGTCACACCCATGTTAAACCCTCTGATCTACTCTTTAAGAAACAAGGAGGTCAAACAAGCTTTGGGAAAAATTCTACAGAATAAAAAAGCTTTACTCTAA
- the LOC118927191 gene encoding olfactory receptor 9K2-like: protein MGDRGTSNHSEVTDFILVGFRVCPELRILLFLLFLLVYAMVLLGNVGMIAIILIDPRLNTPMYFFLGNLSFVDLFYSSVIAPKAMTNFWSESKSISFGGCVTQLFLFVLFIVTEGFLLAVMAYDRFIAICNPLLYSVQMSTRLCTQLVAGSYFCGCISSVLQTSMTFILSFCASRAIDHFYCDDRPLQRISCSDLYIHKMVSFFLCGIIILPTIIVIIVSYMYIASTVLKIRSIEGRKKAFFTCSSHLGVVSVLYGAIIFMYVIPDRFPELSKVASLCYTLVTPMLNPLIYSLRNKDVKEALRRILGKNKFSLILF from the coding sequence ATGGGAGACAGGGGAACGAGCAATCACTCAGAAGTGACTGACTTCATTCTTGTAGGCTTCAGGGTCTGCCCAGAGCTCCGCATTCTCCTCTTCCTGTTATTTCTGCTTGTGTATGCCATGGTCCTTCTAGGGAATGTTGGGATGATAGCCATTATTTTGATTGATCCCCGGCTGAACACACCAATGTATTTCTTCCTAGGCAACCTCTCTTTTGTTGATCTCTTCTATTCATCTGTTATTGCACCCAAAGCTATGACCAACTTCTGGTCTGAgagcaagtccatctcctttgGAGGCTGTGTCACCCAGCTCTTTCTCTTTGTCCTCTTCATTGTGACTGAGGGATTTCTCCTGGCCGTCATGGCTTATGACCGCTTCATTGCCATCTGCAACCCACTCCTCTACTCTGTCCAGATGTCAACACGTCTCTGCACCCAGTTGGTGGCTGGTTCCTATTTTTGTGGCTGCATCAGCTCAGTTCTTCAGACCagcatgacatttattttatcctTCTGTGCTTCTCGGGCCATTGACCACTTTTACTGTGATGACCGTCCACTTCAGAGGATTTCTTGTTCTGATCTGTACATTCATAaaatggtttcttttttcttatgcGGCATTATAATTTTGCCTACCATAATTGTCATTATCGTATCCTACATGTATATTGCATCCACAGTGCTAAAGATACGCTCCATTGAAGGACGTAAAAAAGCCTTCTTTACTTGCAGCTCTCACCTAGGAGTCGTGAGTGTGCTGTATGGTGCCATCATTTTTATGTATGTCATCCCTGACAGATTTCCTGAGCTGAGTAAAGTGGCCTCCCTATGTTACACCCTAGTCACTCCCATGTTGAATCCTTTGATTTACTCTCTGAGAAACAAAGATGTCAAAGAAGCTTTGAGAAGGATCCTGGGGAAAAACAAATTTtctttaattctattttaa